The Bombus huntii isolate Logan2020A chromosome 18, iyBomHunt1.1, whole genome shotgun sequence genome contains the following window.
AGGAATTCCTAGAAAGGAGATTGAGCagattgaaaaaattataaaagattcTATTGTAAAGTTAAacaaagaatatattataactATTTGTGGAAGTTACAGACgtggaaaagaagaaagtggGGATATTGATGTTTTGTTAACACACCCTACATATACATCCAAAGAgaaagaatcaaagaaaaAGACTTCACTTAAAGATGTTGTGGAATGtcttgaaaaaagaaaattaattgtaaatacaATATCTCTTGGGCAAACAAAATTCATGGTACATTAAtcatttaattcaatttagaCAAAGAAATTATGTTTAAAAACATCTTTAATTTTAGGGTGTCTGTCAAATTCccagtaataataaaaaaccATTTAGGAGACTTGATATCAGACTTACACCTTATGATCAATACTATTGCGCTGTACTTTATTTTACCGGAAACGATCTTTTTAATAAGAGTATGAGGGCGCATGCTTTGGAGAAAAACTATACTTTAAATGAATATACGCTAAAACGTCTAACACCTGAAGGTATATAATTAAAAGCGAAAATTTTTTCAGTATGAGTAAAtctacatatttatattatatataatgtagGAACTCCAGGGGAGGCAGAAAAAATCGCATGTGAAGAAGACATTTTTCGAATTCTCAAATTTCCATATAAAGAACCAAAAGATCGAAATTcataagtaatatttattgtatacgaagaattataatatattagttatttgtataatattttgattatttatcaagtaaattattaaaatttaattattaaaataatgaagcAAGGATTCGTTCACTgtctttatttataaaaatttaatataactttaataaacttaaaataattatttaaaactaGAATAATTACCTTTTTCCCTAATATCTATTAATCAATGTTAACAATGTTCTCAAATGTAAATGTGTCATTAATTCTTTTCTTACATTATTGTATTTCTTTGCCTATAATACAGTTATCtaacatttcttttttgttctataaaacgtaaaagaaaaagaaagtcttttttaataaaagaatatttgaatatgaattttaatttaaaagatagaAAGTCTTCTTTACGTTTTatagaacaaaaaagaaatgtttcaTTCATGTTAAGGCAATGGTAGATATTATTACGCTGATAGATATACTTTTAAATAGTTATGATAATATCTTTCCTATAAAGAAGATATGCAATTATTGCCCATAAAGTTGTTGTCCATAAATTCATAGCCAGAAGAGAAGCATGGGAAGGATGAGCGATATTCCACGCCCATGGGAATAAATCTTTTGTCAAAACGTGACCAACGTACAGAAAAATTGGATTTATCCCTATGAAAAACAATAATTATATAGtttcatataaaaaagaatatttatttatataacagTTTCTTTTTGCATTAATACATACCAGCATAAATGAAAGGAGCTCCACTCCAgaattgtttataatcaataAGAAAGTATAAAATTGCATACAACAAAAAAGCAAAACTAGAACAAGTCAAAACGTACGATAATGTCATCATCCTTTTGCTAACTGGAATCACTCCTCCTTCGCTTTCGAAATTGCATAAAATTCCAGCAATAATACcctagaaaataatattttttgttagTAGGAATTACATTGCCTTtcgaaaaaatttatttctgtcaACTCACTGTAAATATTGCCCATAAGAACCACCTAATCAGCCTAGCATTACCCTGATAATACAGCAATAAAATTTTGCCAGCATGAACTCccaaataaacaataaatatgGCCGATATAGTGTTCATCAATCCTGCAATTTAATTGTCGTCAtggatattaaattatatacaaaCTATTTTTCTATAGACATATATAAACAATATACCTTCAGGGTCATAACGTAAGATTTGACCATAAATAGAGtcttttattttagaataCGTGTGATTTCCAAAGATCAATCTATCTATGTAGCCAGCTGCGCCAGCGGTGCAATTCATGTATTTTCCACGATAATGATATTTTCCACCTGGTCCAAAGTAACCCGTCGGGCAATTCGGTATATGAAGGAAGAATGTAATTAATGTGTGTGTAGTCATAATGCCTGCCATAATTAACCATTGAGGCCAGCTATCTAAGATGTCTCGGAATATAGCGAAACGGCCAAACTGGAGTAAGATATCCTAATGAGTAATTTTTGTAGATACCaattagataaatataaaagctATACGTAACAAAAATGATTATATTCAAACCTGAGAATGGGGTTTCATGAAGATTGTTTCCAATATGGCGCATACGAAATACGACACAGCTAGTAACTGAAGAATACCAGGAAAACGAAGATCGTTTAAAGATTTACTATCAATTGAATTTAACATTAATCCGAGAAGAATCAATATCGCTGATCGTCGAAGGCAACATAAAGTTATTTTCACACGTGATGTTGTTAAACGAAGTTCTGCCCGTTTTGAGATTGTTATCGACATACCCATAATCCATGCAAACCTACAAGTTATTTATTGTACTTTGTGAAAGATTaaacataatataaataattacttaCCAAGGAAGTATTAAATCAGCTACGGAAAGTCCAAACCATGCACTATGATTGAAGAAAACGTACTTTCCTCCTCCATTATTGACAAATATCATCAGTAATATTGCAATTCTGTAATAATATAAGTAATATGATATCTAAATTGGCAAATACGCGAGAAACaagcaaaaatataaaaataccctCTAAACGCGTCTACTGATTGTATTCTACTGCTGAATTTCGTAACTCTAATTACTGGATGTGTTGTATTCTCTTCTTGAAGTCTATTCAAATCCtagaataatattaaatgaaatgaaatgaaatgaaatgaaatgtacAATAATATATCAAACTATGCCTACATCATATACATTATTGGGGGACAATTTTCCTCTTATTACTCGTATAATAACTTTAGATGTTGTCCATGTGACTGCTAATAACATATATATCATAAATGCTGTCAAAATTGctgtaaaagaaatttgttagTATTAGAGTTGTTAGTATTTTATGATGAACCACGATTatgaaaatgtattattaaatattacttacGAAAGTAGCTATTTCTTGGTTCAtgtattacataaatattagaacaTATATCAGCACTTGATATATTCCATCCATAACTACCATATTCCTTGAAGGTATAAGTTGTGCTACAAAGATGGTTGGAAATAAATACATAGTTGGATGGAAGTGCATATCagatatatacaaataaagtGTTACAACCTGTTTTCTTGAAAACCATAGcagatattaatttttttttaaatatcacgATACAAGGGGACTGTTTATTTATGGTACAAAAGATTTTtctgaaacaaaattttctaGAAGTATTTAAAATGATGATGTTCACTTCTAAACATCTATAAGTTATGAGTACAACACTTATAACAAAAGAAGATATAAAGAGAAGAATACTAAATGCCTGTAAATCTATAACTGCAACAATATTATCAAATGTACGAAATAATATcatacaaaaaataaataaatgtttagaTGTCAACAGTTTCCACTTTGGacatttaataaaatgaattgTACCTTAGGATATATCTATTTTAATTAACCTTTGATGTCTCTGCATAGTCTCCCTTTAGATCTTTTTCTCGTTATAACTCTTTAATTACgcagaataataaaaaatgctTTAAGCAAATGTTTTGCAGTCTCAGAACAGCTATCCAAATGAACAGAAATTAATATGcatt
Protein-coding sequences here:
- the LOC126875312 gene encoding heparan-alpha-glucosaminide N-acetyltransferase-like isoform X1, which codes for MIDTSISSCANSNASLGIDQACFSILNLYINPVIFYAIAWEAYTGTGVPLATLTPKSNTSLIISTKYPLHIYYQTVEPHKNYEYCHTTYTFKEYGSYGWNISSADICSNIYVIHEPRNSYFPILTAFMIYMLLAVTWTTSKVIIRVIRGKLSPNNVYDDLNRLQEENTTHPVIRVTKFSSRIQSVDAFRGIAILLMIFVNNGGGKYVFFNHSAWFGLSVADLILPWFAWIMGMSITISKRAELRLTTSRVKITLCCLRRSAILILLGLMLNSIDSKSLNDLRFPGILQLLAVSYFVCAILETIFMKPHSQDILLQFGRFAIFRDILDSWPQWLIMAGIMTTHTLITFFLHIPNCPTGYFGPGGKYHYRGKYMNCTAGAAGYIDRLIFGNHTYSKIKDSIYGQILRYDPEGLMNTISAIFIVYLGVHAGKILLLYYQGNARLIRWFLWAIFTGIIAGILCNFESEGGVIPVSKRMMTLSYVLTCSSFAFLLYAILYFLIDYKQFWSGAPFIYAGINPIFLYVGHVLTKDLFPWAWNIAHPSHASLLAMNLWTTTLWAIIAYLLYRKDIIITI
- the LOC126875346 gene encoding LOW QUALITY PROTEIN: DNA polymerase beta-like (The sequence of the model RefSeq protein was modified relative to this genomic sequence to represent the inferred CDS: substituted 1 base at 1 genomic stop codon) produces the protein MGKRKASDSAGSPNQDLCDFLMELANYERNVSNNIYKYNAYRKAASTLSTLSERVKSGQEARKLPGIGEKIAKKIDEFLNTGKLQKLEDVDXDESNVAINLLTRVSGIGPTKAKELVDSGIKTLDDLKKHQEKLNHHQKIGLKYFEDFEKGIPRKEIEQIEKIIKDSIVKLNKEYIITICGSYRRGKEESGDIDVLLTHPTYTSKEKESKKKTSLKDVVECLEKRKLIVNTISLGQTKFMGVCQIPSNNKKPFRRLDIRLTPYDQYYCAVLYFTGNDLFNKSMRAHALEKNYTLNEYTLKRLTPEGTPGEAEKIACEEDIFRILKFPYKEPKDRNS
- the LOC126875312 gene encoding heparan-alpha-glucosaminide N-acetyltransferase-like isoform X2 is translated as MIDTSISSCANSNASLGIDQACFSILNLYINPVIFYAIAWEAYTGTGVPLATLTPKSNTSLIISTKYPLHIYYQTVEPHKNYEYCHTTYTFKEYGSYGWNISSADICSNIYVIHEPRNSYFPILTAFMIYMLLAVTWTTSKVIIRVIRGKLSPNNVYDDLNRLQEENTTHPVIRVTKFSSRIQSVDAFRGIAILLMIFVNNGGGKYVFFNHSAWFGLSVADLILPWFAWIMGMSITISKRAELRLTTSRVKITLCCLRRSAILILLGLMLNSIDSKSLNDLRFPGILQLLAVSYFVCAILETIFMKPHSQFGRFAIFRDILDSWPQWLIMAGIMTTHTLITFFLHIPNCPTGYFGPGGKYHYRGKYMNCTAGAAGYIDRLIFGNHTYSKIKDSIYGQILRYDPEGLMNTISAIFIVYLGVHAGKILLLYYQGNARLIRWFLWAIFTGIIAGILCNFESEGGVIPVSKRMMTLSYVLTCSSFAFLLYAILYFLIDYKQFWSGAPFIYAGINPIFLYVGHVLTKDLFPWAWNIAHPSHASLLAMNLWTTTLWAIIAYLLYRKDIIITI